In the genome of Pseudonocardia cypriaca, the window GCCGGAGGCGCGCAGGTACTCCTCCGCCTTGCGGGCCACGTTGCGCGGGTCGCGGCTGTAGGGCTCGCCCGTGATCGGGTCGTGCACGAAGAAGTTGATGTTCAGCGTCTTGTGCTTGCGGAACGGGTCGAGCCGGGCGGTGGCGGCGTCCGCGAAGAGCGCCATGTCCGACTCGTTGATCGCCTGGAAGCCGCGGACGGACGAGCCGTCGAAGGCCGCACCGTTCTCGAGCAGGTCACCGGCGGTGGACGCGGGGACGGTGAGGTGCTGCATCACTCCGGGGAGGTCGCAGAACCTGATGTCGACGTACTCGACACCCTCGTCCGAGATGTACTTCAGGACCTCTTCGGAGTTGCTGAACACCCACTGACTCCTTCATGCGACACGCTGGTCGGGTAGAACTGGCTTCGTCGGCGGCGAACCTATGGTGGCCTTGTTGCCCAGCCGTCACTCGTTTGTTTCGCAGACGTTAACGGACTCGGGCGGCAGGCTGCTCCTCGTCACACCTGCCTAGGCTGGTGGCCATGGCCCGCTGGATCGAGTCCTGGCTGCCCGGCGCCGCTGCCGAGGTGGGTGGACCATACCCCGGGGATTGGCTGGGGCTACCCGCCTCGGGCGTCAGCTCTGTGGCCGGGCTGGGGCGGCGGGTGGCGGCGCTCGCGATCGACTGGTTCCTGGCGTACGGGATCGCGGCAATGCTCACCGCGCTCGACGACCCGAACCTCGGCTGGTCGGTGCTCGGGATCTGGTACCTGCTCACCGCCGTGCCGGTGGCCGTGTTCGGCGCGAGCGCGGGGATGACGGCGCTCGGGATCCGGGTGGCCTCGCTGGACTCGTCCGCGGTGATCGGCGTGCCGCGAGCCCTGCTGCGCACGGCGATGATCGCGCTCGTG includes:
- a CDS encoding RDD family protein, with amino-acid sequence MARWIESWLPGAAAEVGGPYPGDWLGLPASGVSSVAGLGRRVAALAIDWFLAYGIAAMLTALDDPNLGWSVLGIWYLLTAVPVAVFGASAGMTALGIRVASLDSSAVIGVPRALLRTAMIALVLPALARDEDGRGWHDRATRTVVVRSRA